The genomic segment AACTTTATGGTAGAGATACCATCACTCTTTCTTTAATTGAAGAAGGTGTCTATTACGCTGATTTTTCTGTATAAGTAATAAAAATAGATGTGAAATCACATCTATTTTTCTAAGTCAGATAAATTATTGAATAAAATATTAACTGCCGATCCTAATTTTTTCCCAAATAGAGGTGGGACAGCGTTACCAATCATTTCAAAGTTTGATAATTGTGATTCAGTAAATTCAAAATCATCATCAAAAGTTTGTAACTTTGCTGCTTCTCTCACTGTGATAGATCTTCTCTGTTTAGGATCAGGATGAATATGCCTTAAACCATCTTTTTTTAAATGAGCAGGTATGGTATTACTTGGTTCATCCCATTTTAATACATGATACTTATGAATATTTGTTCGTTTTCCAGTTTTTTGATAGTACAAATCAATCAGCGAGTTTGTAGAACTATACATATTGGTGCCATCTTCAATATCTTTTGCTAGTATATGAAAAATTTCTTGATCACGTAAGTTATGGTATCTTGCAACATGACCATTAATTTTATTATCGTTTGTATATGCATTCCGTTTGTCTTGCTTAACTAATGGATAAATAGGCGGTAGACTAGAAATTGCATCTCGTACTGTTTTCTTAGTTTTTACTTTTTCTTTACCAAGAATATCGATATAAAAATTATGTAGTATATGTTGATAGTCGATACTTGTTATGTCTCTTCTTATTCCGATAATAATGACACGTTTTCTTTTTTGAGGTACACCAAATTCAGATAAATCAATAAGAGCATATTTACGTAAATCATCAACTATTTCATAACCCACTTCATCGAAAGCTTTTCGTATCAAATCAGTTATTTTTTCTCCGGTTGGTATTGCAGACAATATACCTTCAACATTCTCAAATACAACAACTTTGGGACGATAATGTTTTACTATTCGGATATAAGCTTCAAATAAAAAATTACGATAATCATCTTTCATACCATTATTATCCCGTATCCTTCCTGCAAGTGAATACGCTTGACAAGGAGGACCACCAGAAATTACATGAACTTCCTGATCCTTTACTAAATTGTCTAATCCCTTGGAAGTTCCAAATTCAACATCTTCACTCCAACCATTTATTAACTCAGAAGTCCTCTGGATATCAAAGTTTAAAACTCTATCATCCGCATTAGAAAAATTATATTTTGTCTCCAACCTATTAACAAGAGTTCTGACTTGAGGTTTTAACCACTCAACTGCACCTAATAAATTGTATTTCCCAGTTTGTTCAAAACCATCTAATAAACCACCTGCTCCTGCAAAAAGTTCAATATTATTTAATTTGTTCATTTTATCTCCTTAGAGGGATTTTTTTTATAATTATCTAAATAATATTTCATTTGCTCCCCTATAGCTTGAGCTAGTAAAGGAGGAACTGCGTTACCTACTTGTTTGTTTTGTTGAGTTTTTGTTCCTAAAAATTCAAAATGATCAGGAAAAGATTGAAGACGTGCATTTTCTCGAACAGTAGGTACACGATTCCATTTATAGTGAAAATGATTCCTATGGCCAGTATCTATAGTTTTAGATGGCTTTTGACTGTGATAACGAGTCCATGCTTCATTAAATTTTCTTGATTCTCCAACTCCTGGTGGCAAATCTTTATGGTTACCTCCTTCTGGGACTTGACTGATAACCCACTTGACTTCATCAGTGTGCTTCGTTCCGACATGATTATAAAGTATATTAGATTTTGTTCTCATTAGTTTTTGATAATCACTTAGAGGCTCAGATGTATACTTTGCTATATTTTCCCCAAGTTCATCTCCTTCTAACGAAGGGAGATCAGAGATTGCAGCAGCTGTACCAATATAATGTTCTGAATCAAGCTTTGGATTAGGAAATTTAAACTTTTCAAGCCCTAAGTCTTTTCTAAAACCAACAAAAAACATACGCTTTCTGAATTGAGGAACACCATAATCTGCAGCAAGTAGTGGCTTGTCCGTGACACTAACAGAATATCCCAAATCTTCAAAAGTATTTATAATCTGCTCCTTTACCTTTCCATTGTATAAAGTTGCCATGCCAGGGACGTTTTCTATCAGAAAAGCTTTAGGCTTAAAGTGTTTTACAGCATGCACCACTGCTACGTAAAGTTTGTTTCTAGAATCATTTATATCTCTTGATCCTGTTAAACTAAATCCTTGACAGGGGGGCCTGCAATAATTACATCTAGGTTTTGATTATTTATTTCTTTTTCTATATCTGCAATTGCTCTTTCTTCATCAAATAAATCTTCTTTTAGAGCCTTGGCTCCTTGGATATTATGAGCGTAGGTTTTCAAAGCGGAGTCATCAAAGTCGATTCCCGCCAATAACTTAAAACCTGCTTGCACAAATCCTTGACTTAATCCACCAGCACCAGAAAATAAATCAATCGCTGTATATTTATTTTTCATTTATTTCACCTCTTTTTTTAAATTCAATTATTTCTCCAATATTGCACTCAAGGGCAATACAAATTCTTTCAAGTGCTTCTAGAGAAACGCCCTGATTCTTGCTAAGTCTTGCTAAAGTAGCTGAGGTTATTCCTGCACAATCTCTGAGTTGGGTTTTGTTTAAATTCTTATCAATTGCCAACTTCCAAAGCTTATCATAACAAATAGACATAACTACCTCTTTCTCTATTTATAAATAAAAATTCTTCATAAATAGAATTGTATCATAATTTTAACCTTGTTGTATAATAAATAGCATATCGTCCTACTGGAACTATACTATTATCTAAAACAACGCGAAATCAACAGGAAAACTTTTCAATTCATTTAAGAAGTAAGATTATCTTGTTTTGAGTATATCGAACAATGTTATAATAACTATAACCCTCATCTAGCCCCTAATCAAAAAGAATTAGAATATTTTAAAAATAAAGTTCTATTTTTGTGTCTAATTATTTGTCATTAAGTCCAGAAAATCAGTCCATCTGTAGTTTGGACTGATTTTTTTACCTATTTCGCTCTTGAGTTGTGCTTTTTGTTGTGCTTTTATTAACTGCAAATTTAGAAGCAGTAATATCTAGGCTTTGAAGTCATTAAGATTCTACTTCAGCCATAATATTTTAGATACTGAGGTCGATTGAAGATTTTGAGTCTAAAAACAAAAAGGCCCTGTCTCGGAATTCAGTATCATCCTCCTTTAATGTGTGATATGAGTTCGCTCTGGTTATTTTAATTTCAAGGAGGGCGAACCCAATTTTTATATGTTTTATATTATTTTAACATTTTTTGGTCGAAATCTTTTTTTATTCTAATTAAAAAGTGCTAAAATAACAGTAGAACGTTTTCACTTCACTGAGTTCATCTTTTTATAC from the Lactococcus allomyrinae genome contains:
- a CDS encoding DNA cytosine methyltransferase yields the protein MNKLNNIELFAGAGGLLDGFEQTGKYNLLGAVEWLKPQVRTLVNRLETKYNFSNADDRVLNFDIQRTSELINGWSEDVEFGTSKGLDNLVKDQEVHVISGGPPCQAYSLAGRIRDNNGMKDDYRNFLFEAYIRIVKHYRPKVVVFENVEGILSAIPTGEKITDLIRKAFDEVGYEIVDDLRKYALIDLSEFGVPQKRKRVIIIGIRRDITSIDYQHILHNFYIDILGKEKVKTKKTVRDAISSLPPIYPLVKQDKRNAYTNDNKINGHVARYHNLRDQEIFHILAKDIEDGTNMYSSTNSLIDLYYQKTGKRTNIHKYHVLKWDEPSNTIPAHLKKDGLRHIHPDPKQRRSITVREAAKLQTFDDDFEFTESQLSNFEMIGNAVPPLFGKKLGSAVNILFNNLSDLEK
- a CDS encoding helix-turn-helix domain-containing protein — encoded protein: MSICYDKLWKLAIDKNLNKTQLRDCAGITSATLARLSKNQGVSLEALERICIALECNIGEIIEFKKRGEINEK